Proteins from a single region of Apium graveolens cultivar Ventura chromosome 7, ASM990537v1, whole genome shotgun sequence:
- the LOC141674770 gene encoding enoyl-CoA hydratase 2, peroxisomal-like: MWFHRPFKADNWTLFVRLFTYDERDVTLYALGIGACGTNALDDKELKYVYHENGQKFIKVLLTFAAIYSLGSINISEIPRILFYPRLLLHGQQFIEIYRPLPTCCIIRNKTSIVGLHDKGKAVILELEVLSYGESSDEPVCMNRLTLYLWGAGGFSKSPHPYSYTNYQANRNVAFKHPKRQPFAVYEECTQPSQDTGCDGLVTLSLGISVISEEE; encoded by the exons ATGTGGTTTCACAGGCCTTTCAAAGCTGATAATTGGACACTCTTTGTG AGATTGTTCACTTATGATGAGAG AGATGTTACTTTGTATGCTCTCGGTATTGGAGCTTGTGGTACTAATGCTTTAGATGACAAAGAGCTCAAATACGTTTACCACGAAAATGGCCAGAAATTCATTAAG GTCTTACTGACATTTGCTGCTATATACTCACTGGGATCGATAAATATTTCTGAAATACCTAGAATATT ATTTTATCCGCGCCTGTTATTGCATGGACAACAGTTTATAGAAATTTACAGGCCGTTGCCTACTTGT TGTATA ATACGAAATAAAACAAGTATTGTGGGATTGCATGATAAAG GTAAAGCTGTCATATTGGAACTTGAAGTTCTAAGTTATGGGGAGTCGTCTGATGAACCGGTCTGCATGAATCG GTTGACTCTATATTTATGGGGTGCAGGTGGCTTCTCAAAATCACCTCACCCGTATTCTTACACTAACTATCAAGCAAATCGGAACGTAGCTTTTAAACATCCTAAACGTCAGCCATTTGCAGTTTATGAGGAATGTACGCAACCCTCCCAG GACACAG GGTGTGATGGTTTGGTTACATTGAGCTTAGGTATCTCAGTGATCAGTGAGGAAGAGTGA